AATTCCGCTGAACGGCTTGTCAGAGAGAAAGGGTGACGGTAGTATCCCCGATTCGTTTTTGCTGGGTTTCTTCGAGCGCTGGAGCAGCAGTGCGACGGCACTTTAACGCTCGCGTAAATAAATCCATTGATAGCAGCAACTTACGCTTCGCCGGGAACCGATCTAGGTTTCCAATAGCGAACTGCGAAGCTCGCTCTGGTTATGTTTGTATCTGGCTAATTTCGTGTTTGAAGGTATCACAGAAGGTCTGACGAACGCCTTTTCGGCTTTCCGCGGTAGTGGAAAGATCACCGAGGCGAATATCCGCGACGGGATGAAGCAGGTGCGTACTGCACTGCTGGAAGCCGACGTCGCGTTCGATGTTGCGCAGGATTTTGTGAAACAGGTGACTGAGCAGGCGATCGGCGCGGAAGTGCTGAAGTCGCTGCGGCCTGACCAGCAAATCGTCGGAATCGTCAATCAGTGCCTGATCGACCTGATGGCAGGCGATCACCAGCTCGCCATCAAACGAGACGGCATCACCGTCATTATGATGTGTGGTCTGCAAGGAAGTGGTAAAACAACCACCTGCGGCAAGCTGGCCAAAATGCTGAAAGAAGATGGCAAATCGCCATTTCTGGTCGCCGCCGACCTTCAGCGCCCGGCGGCAATTGAGCAGTTAAAGGTGATCGGCGACCAGGTTGGCTGTCCGGTCTACCACGAAGACCCAGCGAAAAGCGATCCGGTTCAGGTCTGTCGCAACGGAGTGAAGCAGGCGAAAGCCAGCGGCGCGACGGTCGTGATTCTCGACACCGCCGGCCGTTTGGGTATTGACGACGAGCTAATGAAGGAGCTGCAGCGGATTGATAACCGCGTCGCTCCGGATACTTGCCTGTTCGTCTGCGACGCAATGACGGGGCAGGACGCCGTCAACAGTGCCAGAGCATTTAACGAAGCGCTTGAGCTGGATGGTGTGATTCTCACCAAGCTGGACGGCGACACCCGCGGCGGTGCCGCATTAAGCGTGAAGGCTGTTACCGGCGTTCCGATCAAATACGTCGGTGTGGGCGAACAGCTCGACCGGCTGGAGCAATTCCATCCGGACCGGATGGCGGGCCGAATTCTCGGCATGGGCGATGTGTTGTCTCTTGTTGAGAAAGCTCAACAGGAATTCGACGAAGACGAAATGCTTGCCCAGCAGGAGAAGATGCAGCAGGGTAAGTTCACGCTGGATGACTTCCGCAAACAGATGCGGCAAATCAAAAAGCTGGGATCCATGCGGGAAGTCATGAAAATGATTCCGGGCATGGGCAAAGTTGTCGATCAATTGGGTGATATGAACCCGGAAGACGACATGGTCCGAATCGAAGGCATCATCAATTCGATGACGCTGGATGAACGCAACAACCCGGACACGATCGACCGCAGTCGCCGCAACCGTATCGCCAGTGGTAGTGGCGTCGAACCGGCCGAGGTTAATAAGCTGCTCAAAGACTTCGGGGCGATGGGCAAAATGATGCAGGGAATGTCCAATATGGGCATGAAGGACCGCATGAAAGCTGTCAAGCAGATGGCAGACGGCGGCATGATGGATCCCAACGCCAGCATTCAGGAAAAGAAAATTCGCAGCAAACGCGGTCCAACCAACGTGATTGAGATCCGAGACAAGCGAAAGAAGCAGCGTAAAGACGCAAAAAAGGCGAAGAAAAGAAACCGCAGAAAGTAGTTCCGTCGCTCGACTCTGCAAAGTCGAGTAAACTCAGATACATCTTGCCAGACTCAGCCTGAGTCCGGCTGCACCTCAGGAGTAGTGAATGTCAGTTCGAATTCGAATGAAACGAATGGGACGGAAGCACCGTCCGTTTTACCGTGTTTGCATCATGGACCGCCAGCGGGCGCGTGATGGCAAGGCTATCGAAGAAGTTGGCTTCTATGACACGTCGGTTGCCGACAAGTCAAAGCGAGTCAGCCTGAATATGGAACGTATCGACTACTGGCTGTCGGTGGGTGCTCAGCCATCCGAAAAAGTCAATGCCCTGATCAAAA
This DNA window, taken from Fuerstiella marisgermanici, encodes the following:
- the rpsP gene encoding 30S ribosomal protein S16, translated to MSVRIRMKRMGRKHRPFYRVCIMDRQRARDGKAIEEVGFYDTSVADKSKRVSLNMERIDYWLSVGAQPSEKVNALIKKVQKGKFGTAAAPPPMQEPKAPEPEPTPEAPAAEEASAEGGEAAAEETPAAEGGE
- the ffh gene encoding signal recognition particle protein is translated as MFEGITEGLTNAFSAFRGSGKITEANIRDGMKQVRTALLEADVAFDVAQDFVKQVTEQAIGAEVLKSLRPDQQIVGIVNQCLIDLMAGDHQLAIKRDGITVIMMCGLQGSGKTTTCGKLAKMLKEDGKSPFLVAADLQRPAAIEQLKVIGDQVGCPVYHEDPAKSDPVQVCRNGVKQAKASGATVVILDTAGRLGIDDELMKELQRIDNRVAPDTCLFVCDAMTGQDAVNSARAFNEALELDGVILTKLDGDTRGGAALSVKAVTGVPIKYVGVGEQLDRLEQFHPDRMAGRILGMGDVLSLVEKAQQEFDEDEMLAQQEKMQQGKFTLDDFRKQMRQIKKLGSMREVMKMIPGMGKVVDQLGDMNPEDDMVRIEGIINSMTLDERNNPDTIDRSRRNRIASGSGVEPAEVNKLLKDFGAMGKMMQGMSNMGMKDRMKAVKQMADGGMMDPNASIQEKKIRSKRGPTNVIEIRDKRKKQRKDAKKAKKRNRRK